Proteins encoded together in one Impatiens glandulifera chromosome 1, dImpGla2.1, whole genome shotgun sequence window:
- the LOC124922072 gene encoding pentatricopeptide repeat-containing protein At3g04130, mitochondrial-like produces the protein MLSAQTILIPKASSRLTLLGGLQKSSIFMALHARNRCLRKFIVSSFRPTSMFHHDASSNSSDRFILNKIMTKSLPTNSVDEIFKSLSHDQTCKSLPISDHVMDTILYRYRDDWKSALGIFKWVRSLPHYKPSQKLYDIMIDILGKAKSFDSMKELLEEMRQDNNVTLHTIAKVMRRLSGAGKWEDAVKVFDELTTFGLEKNTESMNLLLDTLCKEERIDEARSVFLQLKPNIVPNAYTFNIFIHGWCKVNRVDEAHWTIQEMKGYGYPPCVISYSIIIQSYCLIKNFYKAYETLKEMKDQGCPPNIITYTTIMSLLVKSEEYEEALRIADEARRTDECKPDTLFYNVLIIALGKANRLEEAVNVFKVEMMKTKAKPSTSTFNSMIMIFCHNKLEEKALEVLGELEDSAFCRPDAQSFYPLIKLCLRNRKLDLLRILLDKMVNKHLIGFNLATYTLLIHGLCRADECEWAYQLFEEMISKDIMPSQLTFQFLLDEIKQRTHMYDAAERIEVFMKQK, from the coding sequence ATGCTTTCAGCTCAAACGATTCTGATTCCGAAAGCTTCGTCGCGACTTACTCTTCTCGGTGGTCTCCAAAAATCGTCTATTTTTATGGCTCTCCATGCTCGTAATCGTTGTTTGAGGAAATTCATTGTGAGTAGCTTTCGACCGACTTCTATGTTTCACCATGATGCCTCATCAAATTCTTCTGATAGATTCATACTGAACAAAATCATGACAAAATCTCTTCCAACAAATAGTgttgatgaaatatttaaatccCTCAGCCACGATCAAACTTGCAAATCACTCCCAATATCTGATCATGTTATGGATACTATACTTTATAGATACAGAGATGATTGGAAGTCTGCATTAGGCATTTTTAAATGGGTGAGGTCTCTTCCACATTACAAACCTTCCCAGAAACTGTATGATATTATGATTGATATATTAGGTAAAGCAAAATCATTCGATAGTATGAAGGAACTATTAGAGGAAATGCGGCAAGACAATAATGTCACCCTACACACGATAGCTAAGGTTATGAGAAGGTTGTCTGGTGCAGGAAAGTGGGAAGATGCAGTCAAGGTGTTTGACGAATTGACAACTTTTGGATTGGAAAAGAATACAGAATCCATGAATCTATTGCTCGACACTCTCTGCAAAGAGGAGAGAATCGATGAAGCTcgttcggttttccttcaactCAAACCGAACATCGTTCCAAATGCTTACACGTTCAACATCTTCATTCACGGCTGGTGCAAGGTGAATCGTGTGGATGAGGCTCATTGGACGATCCAAGAGATGAAAGGATACGGTTATCCCCCTTGTGTAATCAGCTACTCGATAATCATCCAATCGTATTGTCTTATAAAAAACTTCTATAAAGCCTACGAAACCCTAAAAGAGATGAAAGACCAAGGCTGCCCGCCGAACATCATCACATACACAACAATCATGAGTCTTTTGGTAAAATCGGAGGAGTACGAAGAAGCCTTAAGAATAGCAGACGAAGCTAGAAGAACAGATGAATGCAAACCGGACACACTCTTCTACAACGTATTGATAATCGCTCTAGGGAAAGCAAACCGACTGGAAGAAGCTGTTAATGTTTTCAAGGTAGAGATGATGAAAACGAAGGCTAAGCCGAGTACATCAACCTTCAATTCAATGATTATGATCTTTTGCCATAATAAACTCGAAGAGAAGGCTCTGGAAGTCCTCGGGGAATTGGAGGATTCGGCTTTTTGTAGACCGGATGCTCAATCGTTCTATCCATTGATAAAATTGTGCCTTAGAAATAGGAAGTTGGATTTGTTGAGGATTTTGTTGGATAAGATGGTTAACAAGCATCTTATCGGATTTAACCTAGCGACGTATACTCTTCTGATACACGGGCTTTGTAGGGCGGATGAGTGTGAATGGGCTTATCAACTGTTTGAGGAGATGATTAGCAAAGACATAATGCCTTCACAACTTACTTTCCAATTTCTTTTGGATGAAATAAAGCAACGAACGCACATGTATGATGCAGCTGAGAGGATAGAAGTCTTCATGAAGCAAAAGTGA
- the LOC124921264 gene encoding peroxidase P7-like, which yields MARIISILSLTLIITISLLSISGTNAQLRNNFYGVSCPNLQTIVFNVMRDSVRQQPRLGASILRLFFHDCFVNGCDGSVLLDDTPTFTGEKNALANRNSARGFEVIDTIKTRVEAACNATVSCADILALAARDGTTLLGGPSWGVPLGRRDARTASQSTANSDLPSPFANLAALISSFSNKGLSARDMTALSGSHSIGLAQCFTFRPRIYNDTNIDPRFATLRRSTCPQDANTGGSNLAPLDIRTPNRFDSNYYQNLINRRGLLHSDQELFNNGSQDALVRLYSTNQRIFFQDFASAMVRMGNLSPLTGTNGEIRRNCRLVN from the exons atggCAAGAATTATATCCATCCTCTCACtaacattaataataactaTATCCCTTCTTTCTATCTCCGGCACCAACGCCCAGCTTCGTAACAACTTCTATGGCGTCTCTTGCCCCAATCTCCAGACCATCGTCTTCAACGTCATGAGAGATTCCGTCCGTCAACAGCCCCGTCTCGGCGCCTCCATCCTCCGCCTCTTCTTCCACGACTGCTTCGTCAAC GGATGCGACGGATCGGTACTACTAGATGACACTCCGACGTTCACTGGGGAGAAGAACGCTCTGGCCAACCGGAACTCGGCTAGGGGATTCGAGGTCATCGACACCATTAAAACTCGCGTGGAAGCCGCTTGCAACGCCACTGTTTCTTGCGCCGATATCCTTGCCCTAGCTGCACGAGATGGAACCACACTT TTGGGAGGACCGTCATGGGGTGTGCCACTGGGGCGGAGAGACGCGAGAACAGCTAGCCAGAGTACAGCCAACTCGGACTTACCATCCCCCTTCGCAAACTTGGCTGCCCTCATCTCCTCGTTCTCAAACAAGGGGCTTTCAGCCCGGGACATGACCGCCCTCTCGGGCAGCCACTCAATCGGCCTGGCTCAATGCTTCACTTTCAGGCCGCGTATCTACAACGACACCAACATCGACCCGCGTTTTGCCACCCTACGTCGATCCACTTGCCCACAGGACGCGAACACTGGCGGATCCAACTTGGCCCCTCTCGACATTCGGACCCCTAATCGGTTCGATAGCAATTACTATCAGAACTTGATTAACCGACGGGGCTTGCTCCACTCGGACCAAGAACTGTTCAATAACGGTTCCCAAGATGCCTTGGTGCGGCTCTACAGCACGAATCAGAGGATCTTTTTCCAAGACTTTGCCTCTGCCATGGTGAGAATGGGGAATTTAAGTCCTCTTACAGGCACTAATGGGGAGATTAGGAGGAATTGCAGgttggttaattaa